The following proteins come from a genomic window of Rattus norvegicus strain BN/NHsdMcwi chromosome 8, GRCr8, whole genome shotgun sequence:
- the Dusp7 gene encoding dual specificity protein phosphatase 7, whose protein sequence is MKNQLRGPPVRAHMSTSGAAAAGGTRAGSEPGAGSGSSAGIGAGATTGAGAMPCKSAEWLQEELEARGGASLLLLDCRPHELFESSHIETAINLAIPGLMLRRLRKGNLPIRSIIPNHADKERFATRCKAATVLLYDEATAEWQPEPGAPASVLGLLLQKLRDDGCQAYYLQGGFNKFQTEYSEHCETNVDSSSSPSGSPPTSVLGLGGLRISSDCSDGESDRELPSSATESDGSPVPSSQPAFPVQILPYLYLGCAKDSTNLDVLGKYGIKYILNVTPNLPNAFEHGGEFTYKQIPISDHWSQNLSQFFPEAISFIDEARSKKCGVLVHCLAGISRSVTVTVAYLMQKMNLSLNDAYDFVKRKKSNISPNFNFMGQLLDFERTLGLSSPCDNHTPSEQLYFSTPTNHNLFPINTLEST, encoded by the exons ATGAAAAACCAGCTCCGCGGGCCCCCAGTGCGGGCGCACATGTCGACTTCGGGGGCGGCGGCGGCTGGGGGCACCCGGGCGGGGTCGGAGCCCGGTGCGGGATCTGGGTCCAGCGCAGGCATCGGAGCTGGAGCGACGACGGGAGCGGGGGCCATGCCCTGCAAGAGCGCCGAGTGgctgcaggaggagctggaggcGCGCGGTGGCGCgtccctgctgctgctggatTGCCGGCCGCACGAGCTCTTCGAATCGTCGCACATTGAGACGGCCATCAACCTGGCCATCCCGGGTCTCATGCTGCGCCGCCTGCGCAAAGGCAACCTGCCCATCCGCTCCATCATTCCCAACCATGCCGACAAGGAGCGCTTCGCCACGCGCTGCAAGGCGGCCACCGTGCTGCTTTACGACGAGGCCACGGCTGAGTGGCAGCCCGAGCCCGGCGCCCCCGCCTCGGTTCTCGGCCTGCTCCTGCAGAAGCTGCGAGACGACGGCTGCCAGGCCTACTACCTCCAAG GTGGTTTCAACAAGTTCCAGACGGAATACTCAGAGCATTGTGAGACTAATGTGGACAGCTCGTCCTCCCCGAGTGGCTCGCCGCCCACCTCCGTGCTGGGCTTGGGGGGCCTGCGCATCAGCTCTGACTGCTCAGATGGAGAGTCAGACCGGGAGCTGCCCAGCAGTGCCACTGAGTCGGATGGCAGCCCTGTgccatccagccagccagcctttcCGGTCCAGATCCTGCCCTACCTCTACCTCGGCTGTGCCAAGGACTCTACCAACCTGGATGTACTTGGCAAGTACGGCATCAAATATATCCTCAATGTCACACCCAACCTGCCCAATGCCTTTGAGCACGGTGGTGAGTTCACCTACAAGCAAATCCCCATCTCTGACCACTGGAGCCAGAACCTCTCTCAGTTCTTCCCCGAGGCCATCAGCTTCATTG ATGAAGCCCGCTCCAAGAAGTGCGGTGTCTTGGTGCACTGCTTAGCAGGCATCAGCCGTTCAGTGACCGTTACCGTAGCCTACCTGATGCAGAAGATGAACCTGTCCCTCAACGACGCCTACGACTTCGTTAAGAGGAAAAAGTCTAACATCTCACCCAACTTCAACTTCATGGGGCAGCTGCTGGACTTTGAGC